From Vigna angularis cultivar LongXiaoDou No.4 chromosome 11, ASM1680809v1, whole genome shotgun sequence:
CTCAAAAATCCAATAAACCATGCAGTTGTGGTTCTCATCACGCACATTCTTTGATTGTTCCACCAATGTGTTATAGATAACCCAATTGTGAGGTACTCTGATAGAGTATGTATATTGTAAATCACAAAAACAGAAATTGCAATCCAGAGGACAAGTCCctgaaacaaaaagaaaattaagaatccTTTGTATTGTCTAGCATAGCATATAATAAAACCTTGCCGTTTAAACTGCATTGGAATTTGAATCAAACCTGAGGAAAGATACTGGTGTTGGCAATCATGCAATATGCAATTAGAGCAACATAACAAACCAGGAATGCACCACGTAAGCCCCAGTTGGTAAGCCAGAAATAAGACAAGCCTGCTCTGAATTGAACCTTACCAAAGAGCATGCACACAAGAGGAGAATGCTTCCCAAAAAAGACTACAGTAAGGCCTGAACCCCATCTCTTTTGTTGTATAACTGTAGAGAGTAATCCTCTGGGAGCACATCCTTGAAAGGCAATTGGATCTGGGGTGCAACACTCCGATCTCCAACCTTTTCTTTGAATATTCAACCCTGTTGGTACATCTTCTGAGATTGATCCATACAACCAGCCCAACTAGAGTTTCCAAAATTGTCAAAGCTAATTAACAAAACTGCACTTTTGCAAGAAATGGTTTACTATAGtctaaaaagtatatttttgtttctgttgAGTACCTTTTTACCCCAGAAAGTGCCACATTCATAGTCACAATTCGCAACTTGGGTTGCTGCCTCAATAAAGTTGGAAGGAGTAATATCATTAGCTGAATATACACTCCCTCCCGAAGCATGGGCTGCTGAATTGATGAACTCCTTTGAGCTTCCAAATTGTTGTATTAGTATATCTTCTTCTAATTTTCCTGCTgaagatagaaaataataaacacGTGGTGGTCCAGTATTTAAGAATAAGAAATTTCGTGCATTTGGGTAAGACCTTTTATCTCGGTTTCAATTTCATGAGGATAGAGACCGTAAATAGTGTTTCTTCTATGGAAGGTGTTTGTTCCTCCATAGAAAGGTCCTTGAAGTCCAGCCATGCCTCGTATTATGTACTGCATgagacaaaaacaagaaaatattagtttaaaaagtTCTTTGGTTCATAAATTTCACTGGTGAAGTGTAAACTTAGAACTTCATTTAAGGCTGAAAAACACCTCAAATGCAGCCACCCATTGATTTCCAAAAGGGTCATCTTTTATTCCATCGTAGAATTGTTGGAAACATTGAACGAAAGCAACGTCTTTCCCTTTTTGTGAATCCATAAAAATGCACAGAGCGTGTAGAACAATCTTGGGATTGTTCACAACCATGTCACAGTCTACGTTCAACATAAAGGGAGCATTGCTCATCAATCCAGACACTCTTGTCTGCACATATGAgttattgattcaaattaaatCAATGGTTAAATAGAAAGAATGAGACTCGAAATTCCAAGAACCATACATCAGTTAACAAACTTACCAAGACATTCATAGCTCCCGCTTTGTAATTATGATGGTACTGTGGTCTCTTCTCTCTTGATACATAGATTAAGTGAGGCAATCCATCAAAAAGACCTTCCTTGTTTTCTAATATAACCTGTTCATATGTCATGTAAATAAGTGCTTTCTTGTTCTTTAGACGTGTAAGCACCATAACTTCGATTGGAACAGATATTGGAAAGATGTATGTAAACTTTGCTGTTTCAACGAACGAAGTGACATGTTCGTACAATGGAAGATTTACTTTTTCATCTTCTAATTTGACTGTCTAGAAATTTGGCaagaaataaatagaaaataagtaaaatgGATAGtgtaaaggaaagaaaagaaacgGTGAGGTGCATATATTTATGGGAAGATAACACTTCTGACATGTTCGTACTCTAGAATTTAGAAATTAAGGTAGCCAAAATCATTTGTGTTTAATTTCTATGTAGCCAGAATCATGATATTTCTGTTACCTTAACtatgcttggatgatttctttGTTCTGTATTCGAGAAAATCGCAAATTCTCCATCAAGTTGGAATGGAGTTGTTTTGTGTGTCACCTCTTCAATTGTTCGGCTTAGATTGTCGTACATCTCCTGCAAAATACAAAAAGACAAATAACTCTACAGTTCATCGTCAGAGTATTTGGAAAGTTCAAACATATTATAGATCtccaaatttcatatttatccTTATATTCGGTGTTTATCTCATTATTATGAATGTGTTGA
This genomic window contains:
- the LOC108332492 gene encoding cellulose synthase-like protein H1 isoform X2 codes for the protein MANQDHDLPLYEKVWLKRTFQRVIDTLILFLLLLLLNNRVFSSHNFTFPWLLAFICESWFTFTWIVILNTKWSPAVTITHPDRLLQRVQELPPVDLFVTTADPVLESPIITVNTVLSLLALDYPANKLACYVSDDGCSPLTFYALLEASKFAKFWVPFCKKHNVQVRAPFRYFSDVTINNNEDSLEFKQEWLQVKEMYDNLSRTIEEVTHKTTPFQLDGEFAIFSNTEQRNHPSIVKVILENKEGLFDGLPHLIYVSREKRPQYHHNYKAGAMNVLTRVSGLMSNAPFMLNVDCDMVVNNPKIVLHALCIFMDSQKGKDVAFVQCFQQFYDGIKDDPFGNQWVAAFEYIIRGMAGLQGPFYGGTNTFHRRNTIYGLYPHEIETEIKGKLEEDILIQQFGSSKEFINSAAHASGGSVYSANDITPSNFIEAATQVANCDYECGTFWGKKLGWLYGSISEDVPTGLNIQRKGWRSECCTPDPIAFQGCAPRGLLSTVIQQKRWGSGLTVVFFGKHSPLVCMLFGKVQFRAGLSYFWLTNWGLRGAFLVCYVALIAYCMIANTSIFPQGLVLWIAISVFVIYNIHTLSEYLTIGLSITHWWNNQRMCVMRTTTAWFIGFLSAMLKLSRISDTVFEITEKEHTASGADGNNADAGRFTFDESPVFVVGSTILLVHLTAMLIMFLGLQPTPIGNGCGVGELICSTYLVVCYWPYLKGLFIRGKYGIPLSTICMSSVFALVFLHFCTSNIIT
- the LOC108332492 gene encoding cellulose synthase-like protein H1 isoform X1, which encodes MANQDHDLPLYEKVWLKRTFQRVIDTLILFLLLLLLNNRVFSSHNFTFPWLLAFICESWFTFTWIVILNTKWSPAVTITHPDRLLQRVQELPPVDLFVTTADPVLESPIITVNTVLSLLALDYPANKLACYVSDDGCSPLTFYALLEASKFAKFWVPFCKKHNVQVRAPFRYFSDVTINNNEDSLEFKQEWLQVKEMYDNLSRTIEEVTHKTTPFQLDGEFAIFSNTEQRNHPSIVKVILENKEGLFDGLPHLIYVSREKRPQYHHNYKAGAMNVLTRVSGLMSNAPFMLNVDCDMVVNNPKIVLHALCIFMDSQKGKDVAFVQCFQQFYDGIKDDPFGNQWVAAFEYIIRGMAGLQGPFYGGTNTFHRRNTIYGLYPHEIETEIKAGKLEEDILIQQFGSSKEFINSAAHASGGSVYSANDITPSNFIEAATQVANCDYECGTFWGKKLGWLYGSISEDVPTGLNIQRKGWRSECCTPDPIAFQGCAPRGLLSTVIQQKRWGSGLTVVFFGKHSPLVCMLFGKVQFRAGLSYFWLTNWGLRGAFLVCYVALIAYCMIANTSIFPQGLVLWIAISVFVIYNIHTLSEYLTIGLSITHWWNNQRMCVMRTTTAWFIGFLSAMLKLSRISDTVFEITEKEHTASGADGNNADAGRFTFDESPVFVVGSTILLVHLTAMLIMFLGLQPTPIGNGCGVGELICSTYLVVCYWPYLKGLFIRGKYGIPLSTICMSSVFALVFLHFCTSNIIT
- the LOC108332492 gene encoding cellulose synthase-like protein H1 isoform X3 yields the protein MANQDHDLPLYEKVWLKRTFQRVIDTLILFLLLLLLNNRVFSSHNFTFPWLLAFICESWFTFTWIVILNTKWSPAVTITHPDRLLQRVQELPPVDLFVTTADPVLESPIITVNTVLSLLALDYPANKLACYVSDDGCSPLTFYALLEASKFAKFWVPFCKKHNVQVRAPFRYFSDVTINNNEDSLEFKQEWLQVKEMYDNLSRTIEEVTHKTTPFQLDGEFAIFSNTEQRNHPSIVKVILENKEGLFDGLPHLIYVSREKRPQYHHNYKAGAMNVLTRVSGLMSNAPFMLNVDCDMVVNNPKIVLHALCIFMDSQKGKDVAFVQCFQQFYDGIKDDPFGNQWVAAFEYIIRGMAGLQGPFYGGTNTFHRRNTIYGLYPHEIETEIKAGKLEEDILIQQFGSSKEFINSAAHASGGSVYSANDITPSNFIEAATQVANCDYECGTFWGKKLGWLYGSISEDVPTGLNIQRKGWRSECCTPDPIAFQGCAPRGLLSTVIQQKRWGSGLTVVFFGKHSPLVCMLFGTCPLDCNFCFCDLQYTYSIRVPHNWVIYNTLVEQSKNVRDENHNCMVYWIFECYA